In the genome of Bradyrhizobium arachidis, one region contains:
- a CDS encoding ABC transporter substrate-binding protein: MTFGGSTRGSAGISRRSVLSIGAGFAAAATGAGAVSRVSAADAVPPQLTVAVIGDGRTGVWASLRAGVGGRNLEQELGTRIVWQPGFTASLPVMEAIKAGSVDFTFATATAVVNAVPARVPIVPLAAYPLPVDEVDFLVQANSPIKTAADLKGKKIAHQNGTTGTYSLIKYLETAGLRLSDVSAVSLSGADAFTAFAQGSIDGWIHWQPATALALTKLGGKARLLPDVKTYDYAFYVARSDIAVKYPQLLAKFVKIIRETQAHIFAHPAESVALWASQGGFPPNGTEQAVYEKLVRDARLSESTAVALKPIDEAAAASTQDLADNFHALGVLPNKVDVRSFLLGTQFDAAKRAVALELGA; encoded by the coding sequence ATGACTTTTGGTGGTTCGACGCGCGGTAGCGCGGGTATTTCGCGGCGCTCGGTGCTCTCGATCGGTGCTGGATTTGCCGCCGCCGCGACCGGGGCAGGCGCGGTATCGCGCGTGAGCGCCGCCGATGCCGTGCCGCCGCAACTGACTGTCGCGGTGATCGGAGACGGCCGGACCGGTGTCTGGGCATCGCTGCGAGCCGGCGTGGGCGGCCGCAATCTCGAGCAGGAGCTTGGCACCAGGATCGTCTGGCAACCCGGCTTCACGGCATCGCTGCCGGTGATGGAGGCGATCAAGGCCGGCTCCGTCGATTTCACCTTTGCCACCGCAACGGCGGTCGTGAATGCTGTTCCGGCGCGCGTTCCGATCGTGCCACTGGCAGCCTATCCGCTGCCGGTCGACGAGGTCGATTTCCTGGTGCAGGCCAATTCCCCGATCAAGACGGCGGCCGATCTGAAAGGCAAGAAGATCGCCCACCAGAATGGCACGACGGGCACCTACAGCCTGATCAAATATCTTGAGACTGCCGGCCTCAGATTGTCTGATGTCTCAGCCGTCAGCCTGAGCGGGGCGGATGCGTTCACGGCATTCGCGCAAGGCAGCATCGACGGCTGGATTCACTGGCAGCCGGCGACGGCGCTGGCGCTGACAAAGCTCGGCGGCAAGGCACGTCTGCTGCCCGACGTGAAGACCTACGACTATGCCTTCTACGTCGCGCGCAGTGACATCGCGGTGAAATATCCGCAGCTCCTCGCCAAGTTCGTGAAGATCATTAGGGAGACCCAGGCCCATATCTTCGCGCATCCTGCCGAATCCGTTGCACTCTGGGCGTCGCAAGGCGGCTTTCCCCCGAACGGGACCGAACAGGCCGTGTATGAAAAGCTCGTCCGCGATGCCAGGCTGTCGGAGTCGACCGCAGTTGCGCTCAAGCCGATCGATGAGGCAGCCGCCGCATCGACGCAGGATCTCGCCGACAATTTCCACGCGCTCGGCGTGCTCCCGAACAAGGTGGACGTCCGATCGTTCCTGCTTGGCACGCAGTTCGATGCCGCAAAGAGGGCCGTCGCACTGGAGCTCGGCGCATAA
- a CDS encoding ABC transporter ATP-binding protein: MSGASVSLRSVGKSFAGRKVLDSVDLDIAAGQFVSIIGPSGAGKSTLLRLVAGLDAPSRGRIELRTTGHKADVRLMFQEDRLLPWRTVLGNVLLGIKGRKDDAGRILEAVGLQGRESEFPVGLSGGQRQRVALARALIHEPDLLLLDEPFGALDAITRAAMQLLLGQLLVARPRTVVLVTHDVEEALLLSDRVLLVKDGGIARDLIFDQPRPRHRGDPVLSALKEELLDGLLTAERDLVAVA; this comes from the coding sequence ATGAGCGGAGCCAGCGTCAGCCTGCGCTCGGTCGGCAAGTCATTCGCCGGGCGCAAGGTCCTTGATAGCGTTGATCTCGATATCGCGGCCGGCCAGTTCGTCTCGATCATCGGGCCTAGCGGCGCTGGCAAGTCGACGCTCCTGCGCCTTGTGGCGGGACTGGACGCACCCTCGCGTGGCCGTATTGAACTCCGGACGACCGGCCACAAGGCGGACGTGCGACTGATGTTCCAGGAGGACCGGCTGCTGCCATGGCGGACAGTGCTCGGCAATGTGTTGCTGGGCATCAAGGGCAGGAAGGATGACGCCGGACGCATTCTCGAAGCCGTTGGATTGCAAGGGCGCGAGAGTGAATTTCCGGTGGGACTGTCGGGCGGTCAGCGCCAGCGTGTGGCGCTGGCAAGGGCGCTGATTCACGAGCCTGACTTGTTGCTGCTGGACGAGCCGTTCGGGGCGCTCGACGCCATCACCAGGGCTGCGATGCAGCTGCTCCTGGGGCAGTTGCTGGTCGCGCGGCCTCGCACCGTCGTGCTGGTGACGCATGACGTCGAGGAGGCGTTGCTGCTCTCGGATCGGGTGCTCCTGGTCAAGGACGGCGGCATCGCGCGCGATCTGATTTTCGACCAGCCGCGCCCCCGGCATCGCGGGGATCCGGTGCTGTCGGCTCTGAAAGAGGAACTGCTCGACGGTCTGCTGACGGCAGAGCGCGATTTGGTTGCCGTTGCATAA
- a CDS encoding OsmC family protein, whose translation MNAQAGETVSITSATIGQFGRYLLSAGKNHFISDQRVAVGGPGEAINAGELLLSSLGSCSLGLIQKTAKEQGIVLREAGSEVSFRRHATDPTQYEWIRIAVRLPGVTAGEAETLVAGFTANCPIYNTLKRGGSVEISWTVS comes from the coding sequence ATGAACGCTCAAGCCGGCGAGACGGTGTCGATCACCTCCGCCACCATCGGCCAGTTCGGCCGATATTTGCTCAGCGCAGGCAAGAACCATTTCATCTCGGACCAGCGCGTGGCCGTCGGGGGCCCGGGCGAGGCGATTAACGCTGGCGAATTGTTGCTGTCGTCTCTCGGCAGCTGCTCGCTCGGGCTGATCCAGAAGACGGCAAAAGAGCAGGGGATCGTGCTGCGCGAGGCCGGGTCCGAAGTCTCATTCCGGCGTCACGCGACCGATCCGACGCAGTACGAATGGATTCGTATCGCGGTCCGTCTGCCCGGCGTGACGGCCGGCGAGGCCGAGACGCTGGTTGCCGGTTTCACCGCCAATTGTCCGATCTACAACACTCTGAAGCGTGGCGGTTCCGTCGAGATCTCCTGGACTGTGAGCTGA
- a CDS encoding 2-keto-4-pentenoate hydratase, which produces MAGATLASAANTVRAEDTRIGQASCEELGQLVASCWLERRSIPLIDESLSMEKALCARDKFLSLIQPLLGAPLGYKVAAITPPAQRDLGIKEPLGGTYLAGMFSFESSAPVPVSYGNRPIVEAKLMVAVRDDAINDAKTIEDAAKHIAYILPSIELGDSLADIGQKLTAPILMLYNVGARAAILGRPIAFDGSEKAVRALNSLVVTTTDSSTGRHIDSQSASAMMGGPLNAVLWLVRDLHIRGVRLRAGDRLGLGALSRVRPTPGLLLETRWEGLTETPTVVKALFE; this is translated from the coding sequence ATGGCAGGTGCGACATTGGCCAGCGCGGCCAATACTGTGCGGGCAGAAGACACAAGGATTGGTCAAGCCTCGTGCGAGGAGTTGGGACAGCTTGTGGCGAGCTGCTGGCTGGAACGCAGATCTATTCCATTGATCGATGAGAGCCTGTCCATGGAAAAGGCGCTGTGCGCCAGAGACAAATTCCTGAGTCTCATTCAGCCGCTGTTGGGTGCTCCCCTGGGATATAAGGTCGCGGCGATAACGCCGCCGGCACAGAGAGATCTGGGCATCAAGGAGCCGTTGGGCGGCACATACTTGGCCGGAATGTTCAGTTTCGAGAGCAGCGCTCCGGTCCCGGTCAGCTACGGCAATCGGCCGATCGTCGAGGCGAAATTGATGGTTGCGGTCAGGGACGATGCCATCAACGACGCGAAGACGATCGAAGACGCAGCGAAGCACATTGCGTACATCTTACCGAGCATCGAGCTTGGGGATTCTCTCGCTGACATCGGGCAAAAGCTCACGGCGCCGATCCTGATGCTCTACAATGTCGGCGCACGCGCGGCGATCCTGGGCCGGCCTATCGCTTTCGATGGTTCGGAGAAAGCTGTTCGAGCGCTCAACTCGCTCGTCGTGACCACGACAGACTCAAGCACCGGACGCCATATCGACAGCCAATCGGCCAGCGCCATGATGGGAGGCCCCCTCAACGCGGTGCTTTGGCTTGTTCGAGATCTGCACATTCGCGGCGTGAGGCTACGGGCCGGGGATCGCCTGGGGCTCGGAGCCTTGTCGCGGGTGCGGCCGACGCCAGGTCTGCTGCTGGAGACGCGATGGGAGGGACTTACGGAAACTCCAACGGTGGTCAAAGCGCTGTTCGAATAG
- a CDS encoding helix-turn-helix domain-containing protein, whose product MSQDQLSAESLVARRTIQDFETGKREPMPRTVKDLRLALERSGIEFLFNGDRAVGIRERDSD is encoded by the coding sequence ATGTCGCAAGATCAATTGTCTGCCGAATCTCTCGTCGCGCGCCGTACGATCCAGGATTTTGAAACGGGCAAGCGAGAGCCGATGCCTCGGACGGTCAAGGATTTGCGGCTTGCACTGGAGCGGAGCGGGATAGAGTTTTTGTTCAACGGAGACCGCGCCGTTGGTATCCGCGAGCGAGATTCGGACTGA
- a CDS encoding ABC transporter permease subunit, translating into MPTIEKRILLPSNCALEFAKVTPSQLRRSKFDFMTDASLLSTSADATAVPAASRTEPFHRPGESVVTVVADVARPSEVSRLRAHAPIWRSVALPWLLPIGLLLVWQFLSATGIVSTAIVPAPSDIWDAARQLAERGELQHDILVSLRRVAIGFSIGAFGGLLFGLAVGLFEPVHDLFDRSLQMIRTIPHLALVPLMILWFGIGEEPRLILVAMGSLFPVYINTVGGIRNVDPKLIELGKSYGLGRFELVLSIILPAALQPILVGMRYALGVAWLTLVVGETIASRDGVGYLVQNARELLRIDIIVLAIVLYAIAGWLSDFITRLIERRLLRWHPNYAGRVKA; encoded by the coding sequence ATGCCGACGATCGAAAAACGAATTTTGCTACCATCGAATTGCGCGCTGGAGTTTGCGAAGGTGACGCCGTCTCAGCTGAGACGGAGCAAGTTCGATTTCATGACGGATGCGTCGCTACTTTCCACATCTGCCGATGCGACTGCAGTACCCGCAGCCAGCCGCACGGAGCCATTCCACCGTCCCGGCGAATCTGTCGTGACGGTGGTCGCCGACGTTGCGCGTCCGTCGGAAGTGTCGAGATTGCGCGCGCATGCCCCGATCTGGCGCTCCGTCGCTTTGCCCTGGCTTCTCCCGATCGGCCTGCTGCTTGTCTGGCAGTTCCTCTCTGCGACCGGGATTGTGTCGACTGCGATCGTACCGGCGCCATCCGACATCTGGGACGCTGCACGGCAGCTCGCCGAGCGCGGCGAATTGCAGCACGACATCCTCGTCAGCCTTCGTCGGGTTGCAATCGGCTTCAGCATTGGCGCTTTCGGCGGGCTTCTGTTCGGTCTGGCCGTGGGGCTGTTCGAGCCGGTGCACGATCTCTTCGATCGGTCGCTCCAGATGATCCGAACGATTCCGCATCTGGCGCTGGTGCCGCTGATGATCCTCTGGTTCGGCATAGGGGAGGAGCCGCGCCTTATTCTCGTCGCGATGGGGTCGCTCTTCCCGGTCTACATCAACACGGTCGGTGGCATCCGCAATGTCGATCCGAAGCTGATCGAGCTTGGAAAATCCTACGGCCTCGGGCGTTTCGAACTGGTCTTGTCCATCATTCTGCCGGCGGCGCTTCAGCCGATCCTGGTCGGTATGCGCTATGCACTTGGTGTGGCCTGGCTCACGCTGGTGGTGGGTGAAACCATCGCCTCACGTGATGGCGTCGGTTACCTGGTGCAGAATGCCCGTGAGCTGCTGCGCATCGACATCATCGTGCTGGCCATCGTTCTTTACGCCATCGCAGGCTGGCTGTCGGATTTCATCACGCGGCTGATTGAACGTCGGCTGCTGCGCTGGCATCCGAACTATGCTGGCAGGGTGAAGGCATGA
- a CDS encoding DMT family transporter, with product MSQPSSSEYLRGAIYGLATVCIWVFWIVAARLGLRTSLTPSDITAIRCGVSGLILLPYLLKVGVPVGRLGGPGLAAIVLGGGAPMVLVAYGGLQFAPAAHAASLFTALIPLLVAILAAVVLGEAFTLSRQIGLALIVTGALLIVGGAGGTIGSRQNIGHAMFIGAAMLWACYTVAMRKARMDGLHAAAIAAVGSLVVYVPVYAVMPGANLLNAPWRDVALQVLVQGFLTPIVSYWLYGRAVSILGASNGSAFAALSPAVTALVSVPLLGEWPATGDWIAIFLISGGVYVASGGLVPVRPTGH from the coding sequence TTGTCGCAGCCATCAAGCTCCGAGTACCTGCGTGGTGCAATTTACGGCCTTGCGACCGTGTGCATCTGGGTATTCTGGATCGTGGCCGCGCGGCTTGGGCTCAGAACGAGCCTCACCCCCTCTGACATTACGGCCATTCGTTGTGGTGTCTCTGGACTGATCTTGCTGCCGTATCTGCTGAAGGTGGGCGTTCCCGTCGGCCGGCTGGGGGGACCGGGGCTGGCGGCGATTGTGCTGGGCGGCGGGGCGCCGATGGTGCTGGTCGCCTATGGAGGCCTGCAGTTCGCTCCGGCGGCCCATGCGGCATCGCTATTCACCGCACTCATCCCCTTGCTCGTTGCGATCTTGGCCGCTGTCGTGCTTGGCGAGGCATTCACGCTTTCAAGGCAGATCGGACTTGCCTTGATCGTGACTGGGGCTCTGCTCATCGTCGGTGGCGCGGGTGGCACGATCGGATCGCGGCAAAACATCGGCCATGCCATGTTCATCGGCGCGGCCATGCTGTGGGCCTGCTATACCGTCGCGATGCGGAAAGCGAGAATGGACGGGCTCCACGCCGCCGCTATTGCCGCGGTCGGGTCATTGGTCGTTTACGTGCCGGTGTACGCCGTCATGCCAGGTGCCAATCTGCTCAATGCACCCTGGCGCGACGTCGCTCTGCAAGTTCTTGTCCAGGGATTTCTCACGCCGATTGTTTCGTATTGGCTTTACGGGCGCGCGGTCAGCATTCTTGGCGCATCGAACGGCTCGGCGTTCGCAGCCCTAAGCCCTGCCGTGACGGCCCTCGTGTCCGTCCCGCTCCTCGGCGAATGGCCAGCAACGGGTGACTGGATCGCGATATTTCTGATTTCTGGTGGTGTGTATGTCGCAAGTGGAGGCTTGGTCCCGGTCCGACCAACCGGGCACTGA
- a CDS encoding MobA/MobL family protein, protein MNLGLVRRSRGGDAIEHSAYLRGGTARRRDGLLVDFSQRTDVLKNFVVRPQGTPAWAADCAQLWKRAVAAEKRKNAQEARLIELSIPRALPRQYWVELAKRLARDLATRGMVVQVAVHCPMASDGLENPHIHFMATMREIVNGEFSPKKARHWNDLFLFKAKAIRSQMAEALNQFCEEKDVSYRVDARSNAELDLPAAEVHIPRWNILYYKRTGKKTTAIQQRDEERVARAEVARLEAECRKLERELEEARAEASVPVADEISLVTPAKMARRPVIEGLAKPSLREKVPAETMAPVSTNFELPGPRYGP, encoded by the coding sequence TTGAACTTGGGTTTGGTGCGACGCTCGCGAGGCGGAGACGCCATCGAACATTCGGCATATCTGCGCGGCGGCACGGCGCGCCGGCGCGACGGTTTGCTCGTGGACTTCTCACAGCGCACGGATGTGCTCAAGAATTTCGTGGTGCGTCCCCAAGGCACTCCGGCCTGGGCCGCCGACTGCGCGCAACTGTGGAAGCGCGCGGTAGCCGCGGAGAAACGGAAGAACGCACAAGAAGCGCGTCTAATTGAGCTGTCGATCCCGCGCGCGTTGCCCAGACAGTACTGGGTCGAGCTCGCTAAGCGCCTGGCTCGCGATCTCGCAACGCGCGGCATGGTCGTGCAGGTAGCTGTCCATTGCCCGATGGCGTCCGATGGACTGGAAAATCCCCATATTCATTTCATGGCCACGATGCGCGAGATCGTGAACGGTGAATTTTCACCGAAAAAGGCTCGCCACTGGAACGACCTTTTCCTTTTCAAAGCCAAGGCAATCCGCAGCCAGATGGCGGAGGCGCTGAACCAGTTTTGCGAGGAGAAAGACGTGTCCTATCGCGTCGATGCTCGCTCCAACGCAGAACTCGATCTGCCAGCCGCTGAAGTGCACATCCCGCGCTGGAACATCCTGTACTACAAGCGGACCGGCAAGAAGACCACTGCGATACAGCAGCGCGATGAGGAACGCGTGGCGCGTGCGGAAGTCGCCCGTCTGGAGGCAGAGTGCCGCAAGCTGGAGCGCGAACTCGAGGAAGCCCGCGCGGAGGCTTCGGTTCCCGTTGCGGATGAAATCTCCCTGGTTACGCCAGCCAAAATGGCGCGTCGCCCCGTGATCGAGGGACTCGCAAAGCCCAGTTTGCGGGAAAAGGTGCCGGCCGAGACCATGGCGCCGGTCTCGACGAACTTCGAACTGCCCGGTCCGCGATATGGGCCGTAG
- a CDS encoding LLM class flavin-dependent oxidoreductase, which produces MLDKKLHLAAFVSAGPVSGSHAGWRHPEADGDLLSAAYYQNIGRLLEQGRFDLLFIADILAIPDTLGGSLDSQLRYGALGALRLDPLVVLSIIAGATKHLGLGATISTTYAQPYVLARALATLDHLSGGRAAWNIVTSFQEAEARNFGLTEQLSREGRYERADEFLEVVTKLWNSWEDGALVRDRETPLFADPARVHRIDHSGKWFNVRGPLNVSRPPQGRPVFIQAGASDRGRDFAARWAEIIFVTPGLIDVAVEFRNDLRARAVRFGRDPDTIKVLPGIVPVIGDTEKQAKAQHDQLHELSHPESGLSTLSYHLGVDLSRFPQDQVLPEDLNVPGVEGHYREVSELTRRSGLSLAELGQRYGAGRTTSGFAGTPGTVADRMQEWFEAGACDGFMLQVPYLPGGLGELVHGLVPELQRRGLFRTEYDGSTLRDLLGLPRPAG; this is translated from the coding sequence ATGCTTGACAAGAAACTGCACCTTGCCGCCTTTGTCTCCGCAGGTCCTGTCTCCGGCAGCCATGCCGGATGGCGGCATCCGGAAGCGGATGGCGATCTGTTGTCCGCTGCGTACTACCAGAATATCGGCCGGCTGCTGGAGCAGGGGCGCTTCGATCTTCTGTTCATCGCCGACATCCTCGCGATCCCGGACACGCTGGGCGGCAGCCTCGACAGCCAGCTTCGGTATGGCGCGCTGGGCGCGCTGCGGCTCGATCCGCTGGTCGTGCTCTCGATCATCGCGGGCGCGACCAAACATCTCGGTCTTGGCGCGACTATCTCCACAACCTACGCCCAGCCCTATGTCCTGGCGCGGGCGCTGGCGACGCTCGATCACCTCAGCGGTGGTCGCGCTGCCTGGAACATCGTCACCTCGTTCCAGGAGGCGGAGGCGCGCAATTTCGGCCTGACAGAGCAGCTGTCGCGCGAAGGGCGCTACGAACGTGCCGACGAGTTTCTCGAGGTCGTGACCAAGCTGTGGAATTCGTGGGAGGACGGCGCGCTGGTCAGGGACCGCGAGACCCCGCTGTTCGCCGACCCGGCGCGGGTGCACCGGATCGATCATTCCGGCAAATGGTTCAACGTGCGTGGGCCGCTCAATGTCAGCAGGCCGCCGCAAGGGCGCCCGGTCTTCATCCAGGCCGGTGCCTCGGATCGTGGCCGCGATTTCGCGGCGCGGTGGGCCGAGATCATCTTCGTGACGCCAGGCCTGATCGACGTCGCCGTCGAATTCCGCAACGATTTGCGCGCCCGCGCGGTCCGTTTCGGTCGCGACCCCGATACGATCAAGGTGCTACCCGGCATCGTCCCCGTCATCGGCGACACGGAGAAGCAGGCCAAGGCGCAGCACGATCAGCTCCACGAATTGTCGCATCCGGAGTCCGGTCTCTCGACATTGTCCTATCACCTCGGTGTCGATCTCTCGCGTTTCCCGCAGGATCAGGTCCTGCCCGAGGACCTCAATGTGCCTGGCGTCGAGGGGCACTACCGCGAGGTCTCCGAGCTGACGCGCCGCTCGGGCTTGAGCCTTGCGGAGCTCGGACAGCGTTACGGCGCCGGGAGGACCACCAGCGGCTTCGCCGGCACGCCCGGTACGGTCGCCGATCGGATGCAGGAGTGGTTCGAGGCCGGCGCCTGCGACGGCTTCATGTTGCAGGTCCCGTACCTTCCGGGCGGCCTGGGGGAACTGGTCCATGGCCTCGTGCCGGAGCTGCAACGTCGCGGCCTGTTCCGGACCGAGTACGACGGCTCAACCTTGCGTGATTTGCTGGGTTTGCCCCGCCCGGCGGGATGA
- a CDS encoding pyridoxamine 5'-phosphate oxidase family protein, with product MTLLGDSVHVGEASVTKRFAKAEEVVLCWLATVDASNRPNVTPKEIFAEIGDGLLVIADIASARSVQNIRANPAVCVSVIDIFLQRGRKLEGTAEIIAPDHPDFTKLVAPLLRMTADKFPIRHVISVRIERASPILAPSYLFFPERSEEELQSDAYRTYGVQPMKG from the coding sequence GTGACGCTGCTTGGGGATTCGGTTCATGTCGGAGAGGCGAGCGTGACGAAGAGATTTGCGAAGGCCGAAGAGGTGGTCTTGTGCTGGCTTGCAACGGTTGACGCCAGCAACAGGCCCAATGTGACACCCAAGGAAATTTTTGCAGAGATCGGCGACGGCTTGCTTGTCATTGCCGATATCGCTTCGGCGCGCAGCGTGCAGAACATCAGAGCCAATCCGGCAGTGTGCGTCAGTGTGATCGACATCTTCCTTCAGCGAGGCCGAAAGCTGGAGGGCACAGCCGAGATTATCGCTCCGGATCATCCGGATTTCACCAAGCTGGTCGCGCCACTGCTTCGGATGACCGCAGACAAGTTTCCGATCCGCCACGTGATCTCCGTCCGCATCGAGCGCGCGTCGCCGATCCTCGCGCCGAGCTATTTGTTCTTTCCTGAGCGGAGCGAGGAGGAGCTGCAGAGCGACGCCTATCGGACCTATGGCGTGCAGCCGATGAAAGGATGA
- a CDS encoding HlyD family secretion protein, which translates to MRNLRAAAFLAIPLALVAAALIYATRHSELPATIVGIVRATEVRVEPEVSGQLAAIAVEKGAHVKAGDVMARLSAVELTAQADQARAALASAVANRNNVYAGVRREQVESLKAAIAKARARLDYVEAQLTRTSTLARQSFETQQALDQAENDVAAARAGVAEAQANYDAAVAGPTREERAIADTQVQAAAAAVTVLERRLDKMVLRAPADGTVSVIAAEVGENVRAGQPILMVTAAGRQWLSFNVREDHLGRVAMGTTVNVARTGSDAATPAVVTELRPLGVFATWQAERVIGDHDRNTLRLRLDPARETADLEPGMTVWIAQ; encoded by the coding sequence ATGCGCAACCTTAGAGCTGCCGCCTTCCTCGCAATTCCGCTCGCCCTCGTCGCAGCCGCACTGATCTATGCCACGCGTCACTCCGAACTTCCCGCGACCATCGTCGGCATCGTGCGCGCGACCGAGGTCAGGGTGGAGCCGGAGGTGAGCGGTCAGCTCGCCGCGATCGCGGTCGAGAAAGGCGCCCACGTGAAGGCGGGCGACGTGATGGCGCGGCTCTCGGCGGTGGAGCTGACGGCGCAGGCGGACCAGGCACGTGCCGCGCTCGCCTCTGCCGTCGCGAACCGCAACAACGTCTATGCCGGCGTCCGCCGCGAACAGGTCGAATCCCTGAAGGCCGCCATCGCCAAGGCGCGCGCCCGCCTCGACTATGTGGAGGCCCAGCTCACGCGCACCAGCACGCTGGCGCGGCAGAGCTTCGAAACGCAGCAGGCGCTCGACCAGGCCGAGAACGACGTGGCGGCCGCGCGCGCCGGCGTCGCGGAGGCCCAGGCCAATTACGATGCGGCGGTGGCGGGTCCGACCCGCGAAGAGCGCGCCATCGCCGACACGCAGGTGCAGGCCGCAGCCGCGGCCGTCACCGTGCTCGAACGCCGCCTCGACAAGATGGTGCTGCGCGCCCCCGCCGACGGCACGGTCAGCGTCATCGCGGCGGAGGTCGGCGAGAATGTCCGCGCCGGCCAGCCGATCCTGATGGTCACGGCCGCAGGCCGGCAATGGCTCTCATTCAACGTGCGCGAAGATCATCTCGGCCGGGTCGCGATGGGGACCACGGTGAACGTGGCGCGGACCGGAAGCGACGCCGCGACGCCGGCAGTCGTGACCGAGCTGCGGCCGCTGGGCGTGTTCGCCACCTGGCAGGCCGAACGGGTCATCGGCGATCATGACCGCAACACCCTGCGCCTGCGCCTCGATCCCGCGCGCGAGACGGCTGACCTCGAACCGGGAATGACGGTCTGGATCGCGCAGTGA
- a CDS encoding IclR family transcriptional regulator domain-containing protein, with product MKTIKTAKRAGPAKQPSYFIQGLQRGLEVIRAFDRDHPSLTISEAARQTGLSRGTVQRFLLTLNDLGYASFDGKSFTLSPKVLDLGFAYLSSQNMWETLEPFVEEVVNELNESCTVGVLDWPDVIYVARVQARRVVNATLSVGSRIPAHASSLGHIVLGALDPAALDELLGKAKLAKRSPNTITDPARLKKAIALARQRGWALGDQEFEEGVRSVAVPLFDRNGKIVAAMKVVAPTSRASIEDLQRRFLPVLQRAAEKAHDVLRVRM from the coding sequence ATGAAAACGATCAAGACGGCCAAGCGCGCTGGCCCAGCCAAACAGCCGAGCTATTTCATCCAGGGGCTGCAGCGAGGACTCGAGGTGATCCGGGCCTTTGACCGTGATCACCCGTCGCTGACGATCAGCGAGGCTGCGCGGCAAACGGGCTTGAGCCGGGGCACCGTCCAACGCTTCCTCCTCACTTTGAATGATCTTGGCTATGCCAGCTTCGATGGGAAATCATTCACCCTCAGTCCAAAGGTATTGGACCTGGGGTTCGCGTATCTGTCCTCGCAAAATATGTGGGAAACGCTGGAGCCTTTCGTCGAAGAGGTCGTGAACGAGTTGAACGAGTCCTGCACCGTGGGGGTGCTGGATTGGCCTGACGTCATCTATGTGGCGCGTGTCCAGGCTCGACGGGTCGTCAATGCCACTCTCAGTGTCGGATCCCGCATTCCTGCTCACGCTTCCTCTCTGGGACACATCGTCCTCGGAGCTTTGGACCCCGCCGCGCTGGACGAGCTGCTTGGAAAAGCGAAGCTGGCGAAGCGAAGTCCGAACACCATCACCGACCCGGCGCGACTGAAGAAGGCGATCGCGCTTGCGCGTCAACGAGGCTGGGCTTTGGGCGATCAGGAATTCGAGGAGGGCGTGCGCTCGGTCGCCGTTCCCCTGTTTGACCGGAACGGGAAAATCGTTGCCGCGATGAAGGTGGTGGCGCCAACCAGTCGCGCGTCGATCGAAGACCTCCAGCGACGCTTCTTGCCGGTCTTGCAACGTGCCGCGGAGAAGGCCCACGACGTTCTTCGCGTTCGCATGTGA